One genomic region from Cnuibacter physcomitrellae encodes:
- a CDS encoding ArdC-like ssDNA-binding domain-containing protein — translation MVTTATKARKTTRPRVSVEERKQQAEALHEQIAMQVEQLRDTGAWERFLAFSSAFHTYSLSNVLLLLQQCPEASQVAGFRKWLTLGRAVRKGERGLRIIGYSTKKGTRLNDDGEEEETRSPRFPILSVFDVSQTDVVDAELAAAGELTQRIEGTDDHGIIAALTGHLEREGWSVKREPMPGRKNGYARPSDRSVAIRADLSPAQAAKTLIHETAHILAGHVEDLDDYAEHRGRAETEAESVAYVVAGMLGLDTAAYSIGYIAGWADADSALIRSTAAVVLRVAHQIHDILNPAPKEKLSEE, via the coding sequence ATGGTCACCACAGCAACGAAGGCCCGGAAGACGACACGGCCGCGCGTGAGTGTGGAGGAGCGCAAGCAGCAGGCGGAAGCATTGCACGAGCAGATCGCGATGCAGGTCGAGCAGCTGCGCGACACCGGCGCGTGGGAGCGGTTCCTGGCGTTCTCGTCCGCGTTCCACACCTACTCCCTGTCCAACGTTCTACTCCTGCTGCAGCAGTGCCCGGAGGCGTCTCAGGTGGCGGGGTTCCGGAAGTGGCTGACCTTGGGACGAGCGGTGCGGAAGGGTGAACGGGGCTTGCGGATCATCGGCTACTCGACCAAAAAGGGAACCCGTCTGAACGACGACGGGGAGGAGGAAGAGACCAGGTCGCCGCGGTTCCCGATCCTGTCCGTGTTCGACGTCTCCCAGACCGATGTCGTCGACGCGGAGCTTGCCGCAGCTGGTGAGCTCACCCAGCGGATCGAGGGCACCGACGATCACGGCATCATCGCCGCCTTGACGGGGCACCTCGAGCGGGAGGGCTGGAGCGTGAAGCGTGAGCCGATGCCAGGCCGGAAGAACGGATACGCCCGGCCCTCGGACCGGTCGGTCGCGATCCGGGCGGACCTCTCCCCCGCGCAGGCTGCCAAGACCCTGATTCATGAGACGGCGCACATTCTCGCCGGGCACGTCGAGGATCTCGACGACTACGCCGAGCACCGCGGCCGCGCCGAGACTGAAGCCGAGTCGGTCGCCTATGTCGTGGCGGGCATGCTCGGTCTGGACACCGCCGCCTACTCGATCGGCTACATCGCGGGATGGGCCGACGCGGATTCTGCTCTGATCCGGTCGACCGCCGCGGTGGTGCTGCGGGTCGCGCACCAGATCCACGACATTCTCAACCCCGCACCCAAGGAAAAGCTCAGCGAGGAGTGA
- a CDS encoding DUF7882 family protein: protein MGKLLYGPHQRDIEIEDRELAHLQIVMLSKLRRGESFAFSWEKASSEGSGRGTIWISPAIPLEFAFYGGRRPSLNRQWIHELTAIAASGDLHLIDEPDPRDTGSTDQGRY, encoded by the coding sequence ATGGGAAAGCTGTTGTACGGGCCGCATCAGCGCGACATCGAGATCGAGGACCGTGAGCTGGCCCACTTGCAGATCGTGATGCTGTCCAAGCTGCGGCGCGGGGAGTCGTTCGCGTTCTCCTGGGAGAAGGCCTCCAGCGAGGGCAGCGGCCGCGGCACCATCTGGATCTCGCCCGCGATCCCGCTCGAGTTCGCCTTCTACGGCGGCCGGCGCCCGTCGTTGAACCGGCAGTGGATCCACGAACTGACCGCGATCGCCGCCAGCGGCGACCTGCACCTCATCGACGAACCCGACCCGCGGGACACCGGCTCGACCGATCAGGGCCGGTACTGA
- a CDS encoding ADP-ribosylglycohydrolase family protein has translation MRKTPVPGFHRLRRAVAATGLCALLAGTIVATVPVSSAEAATLTISKATYLDKTLAGILGQVGGVVTGYEYKQTTAMTDETCFRPAYGPYSGDAPASCWTPNGYPGYDRVGAPNFASNEVGSDDDYHIDFFNQHILAAHGPDTTAQDIKDEWVAHNVGDWGPGELANGLMRNQGYLPPATGSAEYNRFYWLTEAYIENDTLGMVAPGMPATARDLTGKFASVTTEWDSVTWAEFYGTTYSLAYFATDVRDVLAQASAALPRNGWPYQIYQKVTALHQQNSTDWRWAQGELMSFVRNVYGQDNQQAIPDRNNGSLLIAILYGDNDYLTTLKIASLIGNDADCTASGVAGLMGIIKGMAGTPQEFKDRIYQNGAGRYINDAVTGFPPYIKNDYPRSQSWDSLAALYRDNAAAQIVARGGSQDATNFYVNAQTIQPEKTVLIDNADFERGTLAGWTAWTPGADPGTPNVYAEANGTAQSGAWKGTIVTDAEVPEAKLTTTVRGLQVGASYRVSAFVQANQNARLTVNSGSSPLYASVVATYGSPNYQWVNRSIEFTATSTTSEVGLYLPPGPTGFAAIDNIEVVQISQPSTTLYEAESSSRGGAEILTGATASGGAYVGGIDDPGDFVQFTVTAPAAGEYRAEIVQANGSGGLSSLALAVNGATKATVPFPRTEAWGQFSRNVVTVPVTLAAGSNTIKLSKPATGGGYVQLDYLRLGAAPQPVYGAISDVAVPNRGFEANPPTQSPASWGTWGGASGASADADFTETNAFEGTKRLTHYKAAAFEVFTDQTIALPNGTYTVTAWGEGGGGQSAAFLSVKNYGAGVPELKSDLPALGHPNWRRLSVSGVVVTNGQLTVGMYSKGSANNWASLDQVEVWRQ, from the coding sequence ATGCGCAAGACCCCCGTCCCCGGATTTCATCGACTACGTCGCGCAGTGGCGGCAACCGGTCTCTGCGCTCTTCTCGCAGGCACAATCGTCGCGACCGTGCCTGTCAGCTCAGCTGAGGCAGCGACGTTGACCATCTCAAAGGCCACCTATCTGGACAAGACCCTGGCGGGCATCCTGGGGCAGGTCGGTGGCGTCGTCACCGGCTATGAGTACAAGCAGACCACGGCGATGACCGATGAGACCTGCTTCCGTCCTGCATACGGGCCATACTCCGGCGACGCCCCCGCCTCGTGCTGGACACCAAACGGATACCCCGGCTACGACCGGGTGGGGGCACCAAACTTTGCATCGAACGAGGTGGGCAGTGACGACGACTACCACATCGACTTCTTCAACCAACACATTCTCGCCGCGCACGGCCCGGACACGACAGCGCAGGACATTAAAGACGAATGGGTAGCGCACAACGTGGGCGACTGGGGACCCGGCGAACTCGCGAACGGGCTGATGCGCAACCAGGGATACCTCCCCCCTGCAACCGGCTCAGCCGAGTACAACCGCTTCTACTGGCTGACCGAGGCCTACATTGAGAACGACACCCTCGGAATGGTGGCCCCGGGCATGCCCGCGACCGCACGCGACTTGACGGGCAAATTCGCTTCCGTAACCACAGAATGGGACTCCGTCACCTGGGCCGAGTTCTACGGCACCACGTACTCCCTGGCGTACTTCGCGACCGACGTACGCGACGTGCTGGCCCAGGCATCGGCGGCTCTCCCTCGAAACGGCTGGCCTTACCAGATCTATCAGAAGGTGACCGCGCTCCATCAACAGAACTCCACCGACTGGCGGTGGGCCCAAGGCGAGCTCATGTCGTTCGTGCGGAATGTCTACGGACAGGACAACCAACAGGCCATCCCCGATCGAAACAACGGATCGCTGCTTATAGCGATCCTGTATGGCGACAATGACTACCTCACCACCCTCAAGATCGCATCGCTGATAGGCAACGACGCCGACTGCACGGCCTCCGGAGTGGCGGGACTGATGGGCATCATCAAGGGCATGGCCGGCACACCTCAGGAGTTCAAGGACCGCATCTACCAAAACGGGGCGGGTCGCTACATCAACGATGCCGTCACCGGGTTCCCGCCATACATCAAGAACGACTACCCTCGCAGCCAGTCGTGGGACTCCCTCGCCGCCCTTTACCGTGACAACGCCGCAGCACAGATCGTCGCGCGAGGTGGATCGCAGGATGCCACAAACTTCTACGTGAACGCCCAGACCATCCAGCCCGAGAAGACCGTTCTCATCGACAACGCCGACTTCGAGCGCGGAACCCTTGCGGGATGGACCGCCTGGACGCCCGGCGCCGACCCCGGCACGCCCAACGTGTACGCAGAGGCCAACGGAACCGCCCAGTCGGGAGCGTGGAAGGGAACGATCGTCACCGACGCGGAAGTGCCCGAGGCCAAACTGACGACCACAGTTCGCGGTCTGCAGGTCGGAGCGAGTTATCGGGTCAGCGCTTTTGTCCAAGCGAATCAGAATGCGCGGCTGACTGTGAACTCAGGTTCCTCACCGCTATACGCTTCCGTTGTCGCGACCTACGGCTCGCCTAACTATCAGTGGGTGAACCGGTCGATCGAGTTCACGGCGACGTCGACTACCAGCGAGGTGGGCCTGTATCTGCCGCCCGGCCCGACCGGGTTTGCCGCCATCGACAACATCGAGGTAGTGCAGATCAGCCAACCCTCGACGACCCTCTACGAGGCGGAATCCAGCTCTCGAGGCGGCGCGGAGATCTTGACCGGCGCGACCGCTTCAGGTGGGGCGTACGTCGGGGGTATCGACGACCCTGGAGACTTCGTGCAGTTCACCGTGACGGCACCGGCGGCCGGCGAGTACCGTGCCGAGATCGTCCAAGCCAATGGTTCTGGTGGCCTCAGCAGCCTCGCTCTCGCCGTGAACGGAGCGACGAAAGCCACTGTGCCATTTCCAAGGACAGAGGCGTGGGGTCAATTCTCTCGAAACGTCGTTACCGTGCCCGTGACGCTCGCCGCGGGATCGAACACCATCAAGCTGTCGAAACCGGCGACAGGTGGCGGCTATGTGCAGCTCGACTACCTGCGTCTCGGCGCTGCGCCACAGCCGGTGTACGGTGCCATCTCTGACGTCGCGGTTCCGAACCGTGGGTTCGAAGCGAACCCTCCGACACAGAGCCCCGCCTCGTGGGGAACCTGGGGTGGGGCGTCAGGCGCCAGTGCGGATGCCGACTTCACCGAGACGAACGCGTTCGAGGGCACCAAGCGGCTGACGCATTACAAGGCAGCCGCATTCGAGGTTTTCACCGATCAGACCATCGCACTGCCGAACGGCACATACACCGTCACGGCATGGGGCGAAGGAGGAGGGGGTCAGAGCGCCGCATTCCTCTCGGTGAAGAACTATGGCGCGGGTGTGCCCGAATTGAAGTCAGACCTTCCCGCACTCGGTCATCCGAACTGGCGGAGATTGAGCGTAAGTGGAGTCGTCGTGACGAACGGGCAGTTGACGGTCGGGATGTATTCGAAGGGGTCGGCGAATAACTGGGCGTCACTCGACCAGGTCGAGGTGTGGCGACAGTAG
- a CDS encoding ABC transporter substrate-binding protein: MKPKNASRIVAAGLAAALITGLAACSSPDAGSDNGNAGNGPATLWVRAADAPLDEAMVKEWNAQNPEREISLVAIPDAQYVQKFIQGVSSGDSPDIAVVDIANAQALVNQDLLTDITDKVEALDYRDALAPAAVDVASKDGQIYGVPHQLDVSLLYYNPTLFEAAGLDPASPPTTSEEILDAARKITALGNDTYGFYFAGNCAGCNAYTTLPFIWANGGDILNEDGTATTLDDPAVADAMNLFQTMWEEKLIPSSAQDETGATWITAFQSGKIGMIALGSFGIGLYGADDGPDFDVTPIPGVDGKTASFVGGDIVGIPANAKNAGTAWDFIEWSMSDEVQTDIVAKAGSLVVRSDLIDNPNTSADPRRVTANKLIAEAQVPRTEKYNSLFIDSTGPFLQFIRSWVIDGQGDGAIQSTQSAWDERLK; this comes from the coding sequence ATGAAACCGAAGAACGCCTCCCGCATCGTCGCGGCCGGCCTCGCCGCAGCGCTCATCACAGGCCTCGCCGCCTGCTCCTCCCCCGATGCCGGCTCCGACAACGGCAACGCCGGCAATGGTCCGGCAACCCTCTGGGTGCGTGCCGCAGACGCCCCGCTCGACGAGGCCATGGTTAAAGAGTGGAACGCGCAGAACCCCGAGCGTGAAATCTCCCTCGTAGCCATCCCCGATGCGCAGTACGTGCAGAAGTTCATCCAGGGAGTGAGTTCGGGCGACTCCCCTGACATCGCCGTCGTCGACATCGCCAACGCTCAGGCCCTCGTGAACCAGGACCTGCTCACCGACATCACCGACAAAGTGGAGGCTCTCGATTACAGGGATGCGCTCGCTCCCGCAGCCGTCGACGTCGCCAGCAAGGACGGCCAGATCTACGGGGTCCCGCACCAGCTCGACGTATCGCTGCTCTACTACAACCCCACGCTGTTCGAGGCCGCCGGACTGGACCCAGCCTCTCCTCCCACCACATCGGAAGAGATCCTCGACGCCGCACGCAAAATCACCGCACTCGGTAACGACACCTACGGTTTCTACTTCGCCGGCAACTGCGCCGGGTGCAACGCCTACACGACGCTCCCGTTCATCTGGGCGAACGGAGGCGACATCCTGAACGAGGACGGCACCGCCACCACTCTGGATGACCCGGCCGTCGCCGACGCGATGAACTTGTTTCAGACCATGTGGGAGGAGAAGCTGATCCCGAGCTCGGCTCAGGACGAAACCGGCGCCACCTGGATCACCGCCTTCCAGTCGGGCAAAATCGGCATGATCGCGCTCGGCAGCTTCGGCATCGGTCTGTACGGAGCGGACGACGGGCCAGACTTCGATGTGACCCCCATCCCTGGCGTCGACGGGAAAACCGCGTCGTTCGTGGGCGGCGACATCGTGGGTATTCCTGCGAATGCGAAGAACGCCGGCACGGCCTGGGACTTCATCGAGTGGAGCATGAGCGATGAGGTGCAGACCGACATCGTGGCCAAGGCCGGATCGCTCGTCGTGCGCTCCGATCTGATCGACAACCCGAACACGTCGGCCGATCCCCGCCGCGTCACCGCCAACAAGCTCATTGCCGAGGCGCAGGTGCCGAGGACCGAGAAGTACAACTCGCTCTTCATCGACTCCACCGGCCCGTTCCTGCAGTTCATTCGCTCTTGGGTCATCGACGGCCAGGGCGACGGCGCCATCCAGTCGACGCAATCAGCGTGGGACGAGCGGCTGAAGTGA
- a CDS encoding carbohydrate ABC transporter permease: MTATIPPTLALAEERIETDVAAEGRHPRPRRPSGASRSFWRSATFYICAALLALLFASPLLWLFISSFKSSAEFAQVPPTYLPEEFSLENYTSLASAGIWGYVGNSALAAVGTVALGTVLSVLAGYGFARFRFRGSGVLFIVLLSTLMIPFQSIIPALYSILNAGHLTNSVFGLILVYTSFVLPFGVFTMRASFQAIPLGIDEAAIMDGASVWTTLTRVMAPMVVPGIATVAIYAFFNAWNEFLAALIFTTKQESFTLPVALANLQSGAFGTLNWGVLEAGAIVSAVPCIVVFLLLQRYYVAGLTAGAVKG; the protein is encoded by the coding sequence ATGACCGCCACCATTCCTCCCACGTTGGCACTCGCCGAAGAACGCATCGAAACGGATGTCGCCGCCGAAGGCCGTCATCCGCGCCCACGCCGCCCATCCGGAGCATCACGCAGCTTCTGGCGCAGTGCCACGTTCTACATCTGCGCCGCACTGCTAGCGCTGCTCTTCGCCTCGCCGCTGCTGTGGCTGTTCATCAGCTCGTTCAAGAGTTCGGCGGAGTTCGCACAAGTGCCGCCCACCTATCTGCCCGAAGAATTCAGTCTCGAGAACTACACCTCGCTGGCCTCCGCCGGCATTTGGGGCTACGTCGGCAACAGCGCCCTTGCCGCGGTCGGTACCGTCGCCCTCGGCACCGTGCTCAGCGTGCTGGCTGGCTACGGTTTCGCACGCTTCCGGTTCCGCGGAAGCGGTGTGCTCTTCATCGTGCTGCTCAGCACCCTCATGATCCCGTTCCAGTCAATCATCCCGGCGCTGTACAGCATTTTGAACGCGGGGCACCTCACCAACTCGGTCTTCGGGCTCATCCTCGTCTACACGAGCTTTGTGCTCCCTTTCGGGGTGTTCACCATGCGCGCTTCGTTTCAAGCGATTCCGCTCGGCATCGATGAGGCGGCCATCATGGATGGCGCATCGGTGTGGACGACCCTCACCCGGGTGATGGCACCGATGGTGGTGCCGGGCATCGCCACCGTCGCCATCTACGCCTTCTTCAACGCCTGGAATGAATTCCTCGCCGCACTCATCTTCACCACGAAGCAGGAATCCTTCACACTGCCGGTGGCGCTGGCGAACCTGCAATCGGGGGCATTCGGCACGCTCAACTGGGGCGTGCTCGAAGCCGGAGCCATCGTCTCCGCTGTGCCTTGCATCGTCGTCTTCCTTCTGCTTCAGCGCTACTACGTCGCCGGCCTCACAGCTGGCGCCGTCAAGGGCTGA
- a CDS encoding carbohydrate ABC transporter permease: MATMPLTGPERPTASRTRGRSRSPLRRRNRAGLYFVLPAIALVAVLFVAPTVWTVVVSFFDYSLLGKMTFIGGENYQRAVADPGFWRTLGFTTLYTVVVTAVLFVVGFALALLVTSKRRGTPVFRTVFVVPVVIGFATASYITLWILDGRIGVINAALGDLGWIDDSISWFGNFGLAFAIVVLMVVWKTVGLTMLLLMSGMNAISADIYEAAELDGAGWWRKLSAITIPLLKPTIALVLILTVISSYLAFDQFFILTQGGPDGSTVTVVYLIYRAAFIDFDLGYSAALSVILMVVLLLLTIVQFRVLRKAND; this comes from the coding sequence ATGGCAACGATGCCCCTGACCGGCCCCGAGCGGCCGACCGCGAGTCGGACTCGTGGCCGGAGTCGCTCACCGCTCCGACGCCGCAACCGCGCCGGCCTCTACTTCGTACTCCCGGCGATCGCGCTCGTGGCGGTGCTGTTCGTCGCTCCCACGGTGTGGACGGTGGTGGTCTCATTCTTCGACTACTCGTTGCTCGGCAAGATGACGTTCATTGGTGGCGAAAACTATCAGCGCGCGGTCGCCGACCCGGGCTTCTGGCGAACGTTGGGCTTCACCACGCTGTACACGGTCGTCGTGACCGCCGTGCTTTTCGTCGTGGGGTTCGCTCTTGCCCTCCTGGTCACGAGCAAGCGTCGCGGCACTCCAGTGTTCCGCACAGTCTTCGTGGTGCCGGTTGTGATCGGCTTCGCTACCGCGAGCTACATCACCCTCTGGATCCTCGACGGTCGCATCGGTGTCATCAACGCCGCCCTGGGTGACCTCGGTTGGATCGACGACTCAATCTCGTGGTTCGGTAACTTTGGCCTCGCCTTCGCGATCGTCGTGCTCATGGTGGTGTGGAAGACCGTCGGGCTCACGATGCTGCTTTTGATGTCGGGCATGAACGCGATTTCCGCTGACATCTACGAGGCGGCCGAGCTCGACGGCGCCGGTTGGTGGCGCAAGCTTTCCGCGATCACTATCCCGCTCCTAAAACCGACCATCGCTCTGGTGCTCATCCTCACGGTGATCAGCAGTTACCTCGCCTTCGACCAGTTCTTCATCCTCACCCAGGGCGGGCCCGACGGATCAACCGTGACCGTCGTATATCTCATCTACCGGGCCGCTTTCATTGACTTCGATCTCGGCTACTCCGCCGCGCTGTCCGTGATCCTCATGGTCGTGCTCCTCCTGCTCACCATCGTGCAGTTCCGCGTGCTCCGAAAGGCGAACGACTGA
- a CDS encoding LacI family DNA-binding transcriptional regulator yields MTDTSEAPRRRTTLKDVAIRSGVTVSTVSKVVNNRPDVGAEVRRRVLETIDLMEFRPNPVARGLRTQRSDTIAIVTDDLEGIFTTAMMRGVEDAASIAGMGVLLCNSYGEPEREAQQLRRLLDRQIDALIFMSGNRVGPRPDPALPIPGDVPVAYLYEYGSPDIPAILPDDEGGARLAVEHLAACGASSIAFLNGPREWEATGDRLRGYEVGLTHLGRSLDPGLIATSPSWTPEDGYHAMSQLLEQRPNLDAVFCGSDDLAVGALALLRDRGIDVPTEVQVVGFDDRSLAVHQRPPLTTVALPLHEMGVRAGELVLNPRHAVTEAPALDRVPCTLIERQSTRNQTS; encoded by the coding sequence ATGACGGATACCTCCGAGGCGCCGCGACGTCGCACAACCCTGAAAGATGTCGCCATACGGTCGGGCGTCACCGTCTCCACCGTCTCGAAAGTGGTCAACAACCGGCCGGATGTGGGCGCCGAAGTGCGCCGCCGGGTCCTCGAAACGATCGACCTAATGGAGTTTCGTCCAAATCCGGTCGCCCGAGGGCTGCGCACTCAGCGCAGCGACACGATCGCCATCGTGACCGATGACCTCGAGGGCATCTTCACCACCGCAATGATGCGAGGAGTTGAGGACGCCGCGTCGATTGCCGGGATGGGCGTGCTGCTCTGCAACAGCTATGGCGAACCTGAACGCGAGGCGCAGCAACTCCGACGCCTGCTCGACCGACAGATCGACGCCCTCATCTTCATGTCAGGCAACCGCGTGGGTCCACGGCCCGACCCGGCGCTCCCAATTCCGGGCGATGTGCCGGTGGCATACCTCTACGAGTACGGGTCACCGGACATCCCCGCGATTCTTCCCGACGATGAAGGGGGTGCGCGCCTGGCGGTCGAGCACCTCGCAGCCTGCGGGGCGTCGAGCATTGCGTTCCTGAACGGACCGCGAGAATGGGAGGCGACCGGTGACCGCCTGAGGGGCTACGAGGTTGGGCTGACGCACCTCGGCCGGTCGCTCGACCCCGGACTGATCGCGACATCGCCGTCATGGACACCGGAGGACGGCTACCACGCCATGAGCCAGTTGCTTGAGCAGCGCCCCAATCTCGACGCGGTGTTCTGCGGAAGCGACGATCTGGCGGTCGGTGCGCTTGCCTTACTTCGCGATAGGGGGATCGACGTGCCAACGGAGGTGCAGGTGGTGGGCTTCGATGACCGCTCGCTCGCGGTGCACCAGCGGCCACCACTGACAACCGTTGCTCTACCTCTTCACGAGATGGGCGTTCGAGCCGGCGAACTCGTGTTGAACCCTAGACATGCCGTAACAGAAGCTCCAGCTCTCGACCGCGTGCCCTGCACACTCATCGAGCGACAGTCCACGCGCAATCAAACCAGCTAA